A window of the Streptomyces luomodiensis genome harbors these coding sequences:
- a CDS encoding alpha/beta fold hydrolase, producing the protein MMTETTMTVPVAGGSLDVRVAGHTGPTLVFVHYWGGSADTWNGVLGHLPPGRATVRFDQRGWGTSQALPGPYHLDQLADDLVRVVETCVSGPFVLVGHSMGGKASQLVAARRPAGLAGLVLVAPAPPQPPATVTEEYRQGLSHAYDSPETVRGALDQVLTATPLSEAVRATAVRDSLAAGAEARREWPLRGIAQDITRAARDIEVPVMVLAAEKDVVEPPHVLRDHLLPHIPHATLTTVPDVGHLLPVEAPGAVATALGDFLNVQ; encoded by the coding sequence ATGATGACGGAAACGACAATGACGGTCCCGGTGGCGGGCGGGTCCCTCGACGTGCGCGTAGCAGGCCACACCGGACCGACGCTGGTGTTCGTCCATTACTGGGGCGGCTCCGCCGACACCTGGAACGGTGTGCTCGGCCACCTGCCGCCCGGCCGGGCGACGGTCCGTTTCGACCAGCGCGGCTGGGGCACCTCGCAGGCGCTGCCCGGCCCCTACCACCTCGACCAGCTCGCCGATGATCTCGTCCGTGTGGTCGAGACGTGCGTGTCGGGGCCGTTCGTCCTCGTCGGCCACTCCATGGGCGGTAAGGCGAGCCAGCTCGTCGCGGCCCGTCGGCCGGCCGGACTGGCCGGACTGGTGCTCGTCGCGCCCGCGCCACCGCAGCCGCCCGCCACGGTGACCGAGGAGTACCGGCAGGGCCTGTCACACGCCTACGACTCGCCCGAGACGGTGCGGGGCGCCCTCGACCAGGTGCTGACCGCCACACCGCTGTCCGAGGCGGTGCGGGCCACCGCGGTGCGCGACAGCCTCGCCGCCGGCGCTGAGGCCCGGCGGGAGTGGCCCCTGCGCGGAATCGCGCAGGACATCACACGCGCCGCACGGGACATCGAGGTCCCGGTGATGGTGCTGGCCGCGGAGAAGGACGTGGTGGAGCCGCCGCACGTGCTGCGCGACCACCTCCTGCCCCACATCCCGCACGCGACCCTGACGACCGTCCCCGATGTCGGCCACCTGCTCCCCGTGGAAGCCCCCGGCGCGGTCGCGACGGCCCTCGGAGACTTCCTGAACGTGCAGTAG
- a CDS encoding C40 family peptidase yields MRRDGRGRGVSVAAATALVCALGLSAGPEAAYAAPGDPGPTPAPGGGAGGTAAGDTAGGGAATGGAAGGGRSLEDVRKEVDDLYRKAESATDAYNLAREKQTRQEKTILKIARAVVKAQKEMAGLRKRAGAMARAQYRGGGMPAEARLFLNGDPSDFLDGVTLARKGEQATHGLIGRLERTRTALDRYADSASQEWERLDRSRAKKAAAKKEILRKLAGAQRLESRLAKDERERLRRLEEDKARDAQAKWLDTGILRELGRGATTTGRRAVDFARAQLGKDYVWGAVGPDTYDCSGLTQRAWATAGRTIPRTSQEQWRLLPKVSVKDMRPGDLIIYFGDASHVGMYVGGGAMIHAPRPGRQVTVAGAGSMPILGVVRPDAR; encoded by the coding sequence GTGAGGCGGGACGGGAGAGGGAGGGGTGTGAGCGTCGCCGCGGCCACCGCGCTCGTCTGCGCGCTGGGACTGTCGGCCGGGCCGGAGGCGGCGTACGCCGCGCCCGGTGATCCGGGGCCGACGCCGGCGCCGGGCGGCGGGGCCGGGGGCACCGCGGCTGGGGACACCGCGGGCGGGGGTGCCGCGACCGGTGGCGCCGCGGGCGGGGGGCGGAGCCTGGAGGACGTCCGTAAGGAGGTCGACGACCTGTACCGCAAGGCGGAGTCGGCCACCGACGCGTACAACCTGGCGCGGGAGAAACAGACCCGTCAGGAGAAGACCATCCTGAAGATCGCACGGGCCGTGGTGAAGGCCCAGAAGGAGATGGCCGGGCTGCGCAAGCGGGCCGGGGCGATGGCGCGGGCACAGTACCGGGGCGGCGGTATGCCCGCGGAGGCGCGGCTGTTCCTCAACGGCGATCCGAGCGACTTCCTCGACGGTGTCACGCTCGCGCGCAAGGGTGAACAGGCGACCCACGGCCTGATCGGCCGCCTGGAGCGCACCCGGACGGCGCTCGACCGCTACGCCGACTCCGCCTCCCAGGAGTGGGAGCGGCTGGACCGGAGCCGGGCGAAGAAGGCGGCGGCGAAGAAGGAGATCCTGCGCAAGCTCGCCGGCGCGCAGCGGCTGGAGTCCCGGCTGGCGAAGGACGAGCGGGAGCGGCTGCGCCGGCTGGAGGAGGACAAGGCCCGCGACGCGCAGGCGAAATGGCTGGACACCGGGATACTGCGGGAGCTCGGCCGCGGCGCCACCACGACGGGCCGGCGCGCGGTCGACTTCGCGAGGGCCCAGCTCGGCAAGGACTACGTGTGGGGCGCGGTGGGACCGGACACCTACGACTGCTCGGGGCTCACCCAGCGGGCGTGGGCGACGGCCGGCCGGACGATCCCGCGGACCTCGCAGGAGCAGTGGAGGCTGCTGCCGAAAGTGAGCGTGAAGGACATGCGTCCGGGCGATCTGATCATCTACTTCGGGGACGCCAGTCACGTGGGGATGTACGTGGGCGGCGGCGCGATGATCCACGCTCCCCGCCCCGGCCGCCAGGTCACGGTCGCGGGCGCGGGCTCGATGCCGATCCTGGGCGTGGTCCGGCCGGACGCGAGATAA
- a CDS encoding AraC family transcriptional regulator: MENGHIDGHGAVRQLRYLPAVGSAYGVEVLDFAALRAMDVHRRRVQPQRPDFHVFALVGSGTGAHEADFHGYRLAEGSAVWIRPGMVHRWSDIDACDGPLILFRPGFLPGFTSAEATTPACWQLDQQRLSLALLAAEHLGREHSAAARTPRLASPALLAHLLAALILRALPDTPAPTGAAESGSRHTDVFRAYRATVEEHFTDWHHVADYAQALGYDVRTLTRATRAATGTGAKAFLDQRILLEAKRLLAHTDLPVSGCARRLGFRDVGNFTTFFRRQATMPPAAWRAAYSTAGPGGR; the protein is encoded by the coding sequence GTGGAAAACGGACACATCGACGGACACGGCGCGGTTCGGCAACTGCGCTATCTGCCCGCCGTCGGATCGGCGTACGGGGTGGAGGTCCTGGACTTCGCCGCGCTGCGTGCGATGGACGTCCACCGCCGTCGCGTACAGCCGCAGCGTCCCGACTTCCATGTGTTCGCCCTGGTCGGCTCCGGAACCGGCGCCCATGAAGCGGACTTCCACGGCTACCGGCTGGCGGAAGGCAGCGCGGTGTGGATCCGGCCGGGCATGGTGCACCGCTGGAGCGACATCGACGCCTGCGACGGCCCGCTGATCCTCTTCCGGCCCGGCTTCCTTCCCGGCTTCACCTCGGCAGAGGCCACCACACCGGCCTGCTGGCAGCTGGACCAGCAGCGCCTGTCCCTCGCCCTGCTCGCGGCCGAACACCTCGGCCGCGAGCACAGCGCGGCGGCGCGAACCCCACGCCTGGCATCTCCCGCACTGCTCGCCCACCTGCTGGCGGCACTGATCCTGCGCGCCCTCCCCGACACACCGGCCCCGACCGGCGCGGCAGAATCCGGCAGCCGGCACACCGATGTGTTCCGCGCCTATCGGGCCACCGTCGAAGAGCACTTCACCGACTGGCACCACGTGGCCGACTACGCGCAGGCACTCGGCTATGACGTGCGCACACTCACCCGGGCGACGCGTGCCGCCACCGGCACGGGCGCCAAGGCATTCCTCGACCAGCGCATCCTGCTGGAAGCCAAGAGACTGCTCGCCCACACCGACCTGCCGGTCAGCGGCTGCGCCCGGCGCCTCGGCTTCCGGGACGTCGGCAACTTCACCACGTTCTTCCGACGCCAGGCCACCATGCCCCCCGCTGCCTGGCGCGCCGCGTACAGCACAGCCGGCCCAGGCGGCAGGTGA
- a CDS encoding DUF2516 family protein produces MLVEGFGKLMYWVSWGLLLFSLFAFVDSAIRREDAYRAADKQTKAFWLIILGLAAAVNFFMGILDFLPIIGLIATIVYVVDVRPALRQVSGGGRRWPRGRGSSSDGPYGPFNGR; encoded by the coding sequence GTGCTGGTGGAAGGCTTCGGCAAGTTGATGTACTGGGTCTCCTGGGGCCTGCTTCTCTTCAGCCTGTTCGCCTTCGTCGACTCGGCGATCCGCCGCGAGGACGCCTACCGGGCGGCGGACAAGCAGACCAAGGCGTTCTGGCTGATCATCCTCGGCCTCGCCGCCGCGGTGAACTTCTTCATGGGCATCCTGGACTTCCTGCCGATCATCGGCCTCATCGCGACCATCGTGTACGTCGTCGACGTCCGGCCCGCGCTGCGGCAGGTCTCCGGTGGCGGCCGCCGCTGGCCGCGCGGCCGCGGCTCCAGCTCCGACGGTCCCTACGGGCCCTTCAACGGCCGCTGA
- a CDS encoding O-acetyl-ADP-ribose deacetylase: protein MTNITLALGDITEQTVDAVVNAANSSLLGGGGVDGAIHRRGGPDILDECRDLRASRYGKGLPAGQAVATTAGRLPARWVIHTVGPVFADSEDRSATLASCYRESLRVADELGARTVAFPAVSTGVYRWPLDDAARIALTTVRETDTSVDEARFVLFDQRAYDAFETALNELPPR from the coding sequence ATGACGAACATCACGCTGGCGCTGGGCGACATCACCGAGCAGACGGTCGACGCCGTGGTGAACGCGGCCAACTCCTCCCTCCTGGGAGGGGGTGGCGTCGACGGAGCCATCCACCGGCGGGGCGGACCCGACATTCTGGATGAATGTCGCGATCTACGGGCGTCTCGCTACGGCAAGGGCCTCCCGGCCGGCCAGGCGGTCGCCACCACGGCCGGCCGACTGCCCGCCCGCTGGGTGATCCATACGGTCGGCCCGGTGTTCGCCGACTCCGAGGACCGCTCGGCCACGCTCGCCTCCTGCTACCGCGAGTCGCTCCGGGTCGCGGACGAACTGGGCGCCCGTACGGTCGCCTTCCCGGCCGTCTCCACCGGCGTCTACCGCTGGCCCCTCGACGACGCGGCCCGGATCGCCCTCACCACCGTCCGCGAGACGGACACCTCCGTCGATGAGGCCCGCTTCGTCCTCTTCGACCAGCGCGCGTACGACGCCTTCGAGACGGCCCTGAACGAGCTGCCACCGCGCTGA
- a CDS encoding GNAT family N-acetyltransferase, producing the protein MAVELRTSLADSDLTNWTRALNAGFLRPPEASKEEVELRRDQMDLSRTQGVFDGDRCVATFRSFAQRLTAVGGADVPADAISNVTVSPTHRRRGLLGRMMEHDLRAAKERGDAVATLIAAEYPIYGRYGFGPATWVTEWQVDVVRAGLDPRHCAPVDGGRVDFADADEVRELGPALHERLRARQHGVIDRPDLWWQINTGQRQFPHQPWTEPFYVLYRSPDDSVDGLLAYTADDHWEGNKRPHNTATVLGLTGVTPAAERALWHFLLSVDWVTRVNTGRRAPDDLLPLLLGDPRAAQVTTHADWLWLRPLDVPRLLKTRTYPVEGSLVLELRDEAGLAGGRYFLETGPSGAACATTGRTADLTMDIGELGTLWLGDESAVRLTALGRITEERPGAAALADRLLRTPRRPWCPDVF; encoded by the coding sequence ATGGCCGTCGAACTCCGCACCTCACTCGCCGACTCCGATCTGACCAACTGGACCCGCGCGCTCAACGCGGGCTTCCTGCGTCCGCCCGAGGCGTCGAAGGAGGAGGTGGAGCTGCGGCGCGACCAGATGGACCTGAGCCGTACGCAGGGGGTCTTCGACGGGGATCGCTGCGTCGCCACGTTCCGCAGCTTCGCCCAGCGGCTGACGGCGGTCGGCGGGGCGGATGTCCCCGCCGACGCGATCAGCAATGTCACGGTGTCGCCCACGCACCGCCGCCGGGGGCTGCTCGGCCGGATGATGGAGCATGATCTGCGCGCCGCCAAGGAGCGGGGGGACGCGGTGGCCACCCTGATCGCGGCCGAGTACCCGATCTACGGGCGGTACGGCTTCGGCCCCGCCACCTGGGTCACCGAATGGCAGGTGGACGTGGTCCGCGCCGGTCTCGACCCGCGCCACTGCGCCCCGGTGGACGGCGGCCGGGTCGACTTCGCCGACGCCGACGAGGTGCGGGAGCTCGGCCCCGCGCTGCATGAGCGGCTGCGCGCCCGGCAGCACGGCGTCATCGACCGCCCGGACCTCTGGTGGCAGATCAACACCGGTCAGCGGCAGTTCCCCCACCAGCCGTGGACCGAGCCGTTCTACGTCCTCTACCGCTCCCCCGACGACTCGGTGGACGGACTGCTCGCCTACACCGCCGACGACCACTGGGAGGGCAACAAGCGGCCGCACAACACCGCCACCGTGCTCGGGCTGACGGGAGTCACCCCGGCCGCCGAGCGGGCGCTGTGGCACTTCCTGCTCTCGGTCGACTGGGTGACCCGGGTCAACACCGGCCGGCGCGCCCCGGACGATCTGCTTCCGCTGCTGCTCGGCGATCCCCGCGCGGCCCAGGTCACCACGCACGCCGACTGGCTGTGGCTGCGCCCGCTGGATGTGCCCCGGCTGCTGAAGACCCGTACGTACCCGGTCGAGGGCTCGCTGGTGCTCGAGCTGCGCGACGAGGCCGGGCTGGCCGGTGGCCGCTATTTCCTGGAGACGGGCCCCAGCGGTGCCGCCTGTGCCACCACGGGCCGCACGGCCGATCTGACCATGGACATAGGCGAGTTGGGCACCCTGTGGCTGGGCGACGAGTCGGCGGTCCGGCTCACCGCGCTGGGCCGGATCACCGAGGAGCGCCCGGGTGCCGCGGCGCTGGCGGACCGGCTGCTGCGGACCCCACGCCGCCCCTGGTGCCCCGATGTCTTCTGA
- a CDS encoding RsiG family protein — MITPGTGQPLATESLLPARPPSQRGGRQADSAAVTAPAVTPASAATSGLHALRLPELRALRRVAQREEADLSYLRRLLQGRIDILRAELGHRRDPAPAAAAERPPAALVDRLPEILADLPSRHRSSARHVTLGTPHSAEYERLAEEMLAEVGLSDLRARTDEELHGAMARLVGHERQVSRRRQELQRAADDCSAEIARRYREGEAQVDDLLA; from the coding sequence ATGATCACACCGGGCACCGGGCAGCCCTTGGCCACCGAGAGTCTGCTGCCGGCACGGCCGCCGAGCCAGCGCGGCGGGCGGCAGGCCGATTCCGCCGCCGTCACGGCGCCGGCCGTGACCCCCGCGTCCGCGGCGACGAGCGGTCTGCACGCCCTGCGCCTGCCGGAGCTGCGGGCGCTGCGCCGCGTGGCACAGCGCGAGGAGGCGGATCTGAGCTATCTGCGCAGACTGCTCCAGGGCCGGATCGACATCCTCCGCGCCGAGCTGGGCCACCGCCGTGACCCGGCGCCCGCGGCGGCCGCGGAACGGCCGCCCGCCGCGCTGGTGGACCGGCTGCCGGAGATCCTCGCGGACCTCCCCTCGCGGCACCGTTCCTCGGCCCGCCACGTCACGCTCGGGACACCGCACAGCGCGGAGTACGAGCGGCTGGCCGAGGAGATGCTGGCCGAGGTCGGGCTCTCCGACCTGCGGGCCCGTACGGACGAGGAGCTGCACGGCGCGATGGCCCGTCTCGTCGGCCATGAGCGGCAGGTGTCGCGGCGGCGGCAGGAGCTCCAGCGGGCGGCGGACGACTGCAGCGCGGAGATCGCACGCCGATACCGCGAGGGAGAGGCGCAGGTGGACGACCTGCTCGCCTAG
- a CDS encoding aldo/keto reductase, which produces MNSSFTSPPSLIPSSSPADRLGFGAMQLPGRWAGPVVERATAVAVARRAVELGARHIDTAAFYFSATERANDILREALRPYPADVTIATKVGPLRTATGEMYAEARPEQIRGLVEENLRQLGVDVLDLVYLRVGRLKAVGGVPIGERFAALAALREEGLVRRLGVSNVSAEQLAEARAIAPVAAVQNRFGVLDQADAALVDECAAAGIAYLPFFALGGGHTALADENLRKVAERHGATAHQIALAWGLARSPAIIQIPGTSSLAHLEENMAAARIALDEDDMALLEPVTG; this is translated from the coding sequence ATGAACTCATCCTTCACTTCGCCCCCGTCCTTGATTCCGTCCTCGTCACCGGCCGACCGGCTGGGCTTCGGTGCGATGCAGCTGCCGGGGCGCTGGGCCGGTCCCGTCGTCGAGCGGGCGACGGCCGTGGCGGTCGCCCGGCGGGCCGTGGAGCTGGGTGCCCGTCATATCGACACCGCCGCGTTCTACTTCTCCGCCACCGAGCGGGCCAACGACATCCTGCGCGAGGCCCTGCGTCCGTACCCCGCGGACGTCACCATCGCCACCAAGGTCGGGCCGCTGCGCACCGCGACGGGGGAGATGTACGCGGAGGCGCGGCCGGAGCAGATACGGGGGCTGGTGGAGGAGAACCTCCGGCAACTGGGCGTCGACGTGCTGGACCTGGTGTACCTGCGGGTCGGGCGGCTCAAGGCGGTGGGCGGGGTGCCGATCGGGGAACGGTTCGCCGCCCTGGCCGCACTGCGGGAGGAGGGTCTGGTGCGGCGGCTCGGGGTCAGCAACGTGAGCGCCGAGCAGCTGGCCGAGGCCCGTGCGATCGCGCCGGTCGCGGCCGTGCAGAACCGGTTCGGGGTGCTCGACCAGGCGGACGCGGCGCTGGTGGACGAGTGCGCCGCGGCCGGGATCGCGTACCTGCCGTTCTTCGCGCTGGGCGGCGGCCACACCGCCCTGGCGGACGAGAACCTGCGGAAGGTCGCGGAGCGGCACGGCGCGACGGCGCATCAGATCGCCCTCGCCTGGGGGCTCGCCCGCTCGCCCGCGATCATCCAGATCCCCGGCACCAGTTCCCTCGCGCATCTCGAGGAGAACATGGCGGCGGCGCGGATCGCCCTGGACGAGGACGACATGGCGCTGCTGGAGCCGGTGACGGGCTGA
- a CDS encoding PP2C family protein-serine/threonine phosphatase — protein sequence MSVPVPRLREAPAPHAGPATLPDNGLTLLVIEDDPSGAFNVPEMLDTEGNRLRIRTARNLTEAGRLLTDGVQCILLALPGPADDGADSLATLRAVLRLAPSQAVLVLTAEDDAERAAEAVRVGAQDFLFRDELDGRSLSRAIRYAVERKRSDLAQRQLTESRLRAQENARLERGLLPTPLLGGSGLRFAARYRPGRSRALLGGDFYDTVRTPDGTVHAMIGDVCGHGPDEAALGVELRIAWRALTFAGLCGDQLLGTLQQVLENERADDEIFATLCTVDIAPDGRRAGVCLAGHPSPLAIRPSMAPRLLPTEENGPALGLLPNARWPRHEVELGGAWSLMMYTDGLIEGRVGPGVQRLGQEGMVEIVARQLAEGRRGEELLDATVTEVRSLNGGELTDDLAVLLLDRG from the coding sequence ATGTCCGTACCCGTGCCGAGGCTACGGGAGGCACCGGCCCCGCACGCCGGTCCCGCCACCCTGCCCGACAACGGGCTCACCCTGCTGGTGATCGAGGACGATCCCTCCGGTGCCTTCAACGTTCCCGAGATGCTGGACACCGAGGGTAACCGGCTCCGCATCCGTACGGCCCGCAACCTCACCGAGGCCGGCCGGCTGCTCACCGACGGGGTGCAGTGCATCCTCCTGGCCCTGCCGGGCCCGGCCGACGATGGCGCGGACTCGCTGGCCACCCTGCGCGCGGTGCTGAGGCTCGCGCCCTCGCAAGCCGTCCTCGTCCTCACCGCGGAGGACGACGCCGAGCGCGCCGCCGAGGCGGTGCGGGTGGGCGCCCAGGACTTTCTCTTCCGTGACGAGCTGGACGGCCGGAGCCTCAGCCGCGCCATCCGCTACGCCGTCGAGCGCAAACGCTCCGACCTCGCCCAGCGCCAGCTCACCGAGTCACGACTGCGCGCCCAGGAGAACGCCCGGCTGGAGCGCGGACTGCTGCCCACCCCGCTGCTGGGCGGCTCGGGGCTGCGTTTCGCCGCCCGCTACCGGCCCGGCCGCAGCCGGGCCCTGCTCGGCGGCGACTTCTACGACACCGTCCGCACCCCGGACGGCACGGTCCACGCGATGATCGGCGACGTCTGCGGCCACGGCCCGGACGAGGCCGCCCTCGGCGTGGAGCTGCGGATCGCCTGGCGCGCCCTGACCTTCGCCGGGCTGTGCGGAGATCAGCTGCTCGGCACCCTTCAGCAGGTGCTGGAGAACGAACGCGCCGACGACGAGATCTTCGCCACGCTGTGCACCGTCGACATCGCGCCGGACGGCCGCCGGGCCGGGGTGTGCCTGGCCGGGCACCCCTCACCGCTGGCGATCCGCCCGAGCATGGCGCCCCGGCTGCTGCCCACCGAGGAGAACGGCCCGGCGCTCGGCCTGCTGCCGAACGCCCGCTGGCCGCGCCATGAGGTCGAGCTCGGCGGGGCGTGGAGCCTGATGATGTACACCGACGGGCTGATCGAGGGCCGCGTCGGACCGGGTGTGCAGCGGCTCGGCCAGGAGGGGATGGTCGAGATCGTGGCGCGCCAGCTCGCGGAGGGGCGGCGCGGCGAGGAACTGCTGGACGCGACCGTCACCGAGGTGCGGTCGCTGAACGGCGGGGAGCTGACCGACGACCTGGCGGTGCTGCTGCTGGACCGCGGCTGA
- a CDS encoding helix-turn-helix domain-containing protein, giving the protein MASLNVGNLGEFLREQRRTAQLSLRQLADAAGVSNPYLSQIERGLRKPSAEILQQLAKALRISAETLYVQAGILDERDRAETEVRSVILADPSINERQKQVLLQIYESFRKENGLQTASDDAPDAGVDVATPSN; this is encoded by the coding sequence ATGGCATCTCTCAACGTCGGCAACCTCGGCGAGTTCCTGCGCGAGCAGCGGCGCACCGCACAGCTCTCGCTGCGGCAGCTGGCCGACGCGGCCGGGGTGTCCAATCCGTACCTCAGCCAGATCGAGCGCGGGCTGCGCAAGCCCAGCGCCGAGATCCTCCAGCAGCTGGCCAAGGCGCTGCGGATATCCGCCGAGACCCTGTACGTACAGGCGGGGATCCTCGATGAGCGGGACCGCGCGGAGACCGAGGTGCGCAGCGTGATACTCGCCGACCCCTCGATCAACGAGCGGCAGAAGCAGGTACTGCTCCAGATCTACGAGTCCTTCCGCAAGGAGAACGGGCTCCAGACCGCCTCGGACGACGCCCCCGACGCCGGCGTCGACGTCGCCACACCCTCGAACTGA
- the soxR gene encoding redox-sensitive transcriptional activator SoxR: protein MTQLTWKTHELTVGELSQRSGVPASALRFYEREGLIHSRRTSGNQRRYTRDTLRRVAFVRSSQRVGIPLARIREVLALFPEDHVLTKEDWAQISECWRSDLTERIEQLENLRDRLTDCIGCGCLSIDTCALANPYDKLGEQGTGARRLLKSSC, encoded by the coding sequence ATGACGCAACTGACCTGGAAAACCCATGAGCTCACGGTCGGCGAGCTCTCGCAGCGCAGCGGGGTCCCCGCCTCCGCGCTGCGCTTCTATGAGCGCGAAGGGCTGATCCACAGCCGCCGCACCTCCGGCAATCAGCGCCGCTACACCCGCGATACGCTCCGCCGGGTCGCCTTCGTCCGCTCCTCGCAGCGGGTCGGCATCCCGCTGGCGAGAATCCGGGAGGTGCTCGCCCTCTTCCCCGAGGACCACGTCCTGACCAAGGAGGACTGGGCCCAGATCTCGGAGTGCTGGCGCTCGGACCTCACCGAGCGCATCGAACAGCTGGAGAACCTCCGCGACCGCCTCACCGACTGCATCGGCTGCGGCTGTCTGTCGATCGACACCTGCGCGCTGGCGAACCCGTACGACAAGCTCGGCGAGCAGGGTACGGGCGCGCGGCGGCTGCTCAAGTCCTCCTGCTGA
- a CDS encoding NADPH-dependent FMN reductase, with product MATETAVSTADSPAGADSPIQLAVIVGSTRDGRFGPKVAGWFADRARLRSDMIVDIVDLAETPLPTSLTHRPGPDELTALEAVSPRLARADAFAVVTPEYNHSYPASLKNAIDWHFTEWQAKPVGFVSYGGISGGLRAVEHLRPVFAEVHAVTVRDTVSFHNAGGLFDPDGRLKDPEGPDTAAKVMLDQLAWWARALRTARATHPYGA from the coding sequence ATGGCTACTGAAACCGCCGTATCCACGGCCGATTCCCCTGCCGGCGCCGACTCCCCCATCCAGCTCGCCGTCATCGTCGGCAGCACCCGCGACGGCCGCTTCGGACCGAAGGTCGCGGGCTGGTTCGCCGACCGTGCGAGGCTCCGCTCCGATATGATCGTCGACATCGTCGACCTGGCCGAGACCCCGCTGCCCACGTCCCTCACCCACCGGCCCGGCCCCGACGAGCTCACGGCCCTGGAGGCCGTGAGCCCCCGGCTGGCCAGGGCAGACGCGTTCGCCGTGGTCACCCCGGAGTACAACCACAGCTACCCCGCCTCCCTGAAGAACGCGATCGACTGGCACTTCACCGAGTGGCAGGCCAAACCGGTCGGCTTCGTCTCCTACGGCGGCATCTCCGGGGGGCTGCGCGCGGTCGAGCATCTGCGGCCGGTCTTCGCCGAGGTCCACGCCGTGACCGTGCGGGACACGGTCAGCTTCCACAACGCGGGCGGGCTCTTCGACCCGGACGGCCGGCTGAAGGACCCCGAGGGCCCGGACACCGCCGCCAAGGTGATGCTCGACCAGCTCGCCTGGTGGGCACGGGCCCTGCGCACCGCCCGCGCCACCCACCCGTACGGCGCCTGA
- the dtd gene encoding D-aminoacyl-tRNA deacylase yields MRAVVQRVDGASVVVDGETVGEIVGQGLCVLVGVTHDDTPEKAAQLARKLWSVRILQGEKSCSDLAAPLLVISQFTLYGDARKGRRPTWNAAAPGAVAEPLVDEVVAQLRKLGAQVETGRFGADMKVSLTNDGPFTVLIEV; encoded by the coding sequence ATGCGTGCTGTGGTACAGAGAGTGGACGGGGCGAGCGTCGTCGTGGACGGCGAGACGGTCGGCGAGATCGTCGGCCAGGGGCTGTGCGTGCTGGTCGGGGTGACGCACGACGACACTCCGGAGAAGGCGGCCCAGCTCGCCCGCAAGCTGTGGTCGGTAAGGATCCTCCAGGGCGAGAAGTCCTGCTCGGACCTGGCCGCTCCGCTGCTGGTCATCAGCCAGTTCACGCTCTACGGCGACGCCCGTAAGGGGCGCCGGCCCACCTGGAACGCGGCGGCGCCCGGCGCGGTCGCCGAACCGCTCGTCGACGAGGTGGTGGCCCAGCTGCGGAAGCTGGGCGCGCAGGTGGAAACGGGCCGGTTCGGAGCGGACATGAAGGTCTCGCTCACGAACGACGGCCCGTTCACGGTGCTCATCGAGGTCTAG